A single genomic interval of bacterium harbors:
- a CDS encoding indolepyruvate oxidoreductase subunit beta: MKRDIILAGVGGQGILTIATIIGYAAVERGLNLKQAEVHGMSQRGGDVQSHLRISDAPIYSDLIPEGRADLIIGIEPMETLRYTTYLAPEGWLITNRKPFVNITDYPDYETVWKEIEDLPRSILVDGEKLAREVATARSMNMVILGAASPFLDIPAEDLESAIKAIFARKGDAIVEQNLAAFRAGRALAEERNLATS; the protein is encoded by the coding sequence ATGAAACGTGACATCATCCTCGCCGGCGTCGGCGGACAGGGCATCCTGACCATCGCTACAATTATCGGCTATGCAGCCGTGGAACGCGGACTCAATCTCAAACAGGCTGAAGTACACGGCATGTCGCAACGCGGCGGCGACGTACAGTCCCACCTGCGCATCAGCGACGCACCGATTTATTCCGACCTCATTCCCGAGGGACGAGCAGACCTGATCATCGGCATCGAACCGATGGAAACGCTGCGTTACACGACCTACCTCGCCCCTGAAGGCTGGTTGATCACCAATCGCAAGCCCTTCGTCAACATCACCGACTATCCCGACTACGAAACCGTGTGGAAGGAAATCGAAGACCTCCCGCGCAGCATCCTCGTCGACGGTGAAAAACTCGCTCGCGAAGTAGCCACCGCCCGTTCGATGAACATGGTCATCCTCGGTGCCGCCTCACCCTTCCTCGACATTCCCGCCGAGGACCTCGAGTCGGCCATCAAAGCCATCTTTGCACGCAAGGGCGATGCCATCGTCGAACAGAACCTCGCAGCCTTCCGCGCCGGCCGAGCCCTCGCGGAAGAACGCAACCTCGCCACAAGTTAA
- a CDS encoding S46 family peptidase, whose translation MRTIVQKGLLLIVALVFVAGCSSTQELTPYQKAKQAKLESIEAQRFDNGRMWTFDYPPLEYFKEEYNFAPDQQWMDDVRMSALRFATYCSASFVSADGLVMTNHHCGRQSVEAVSKEGENLPVNGFIAKTLEDERPVEGLFVEQLVEIRDVTGEVIAAMDAADTDEARLQARDAKISEIEGRIAEETGNRCQLVTFFNGGKYSAYVYKRYEDVRLVFSPELSLGFFGGDDDNFTYPRYTLDCNFFRVYDENGKPLKTDHYYKWSQNGPSDGELVFTVGNPGSTSRLSTTAQLEFNRDVQFPWISMLLDDYVDVLKSYIKLHPEQKEERTNDIFSMANSQKAYKGQLEGLENDVLMQRRKDFDRKFRAAVMADPKLSAKYGQVWDEIEESNAKIRSVAPDLLGLRFEVLGAPESLNKAMSLARMIYELDKPEDERPKAFQGNALKLTMRSLSKPVSPDMDMERLVLEKKLGMMEHYLGDSDPLVQYALKGQTPAQAAQRLLNESIILDSARYVQFAEGFPESIRNSNDPLIVIARMATPRRMAASEVARETSARDAVNKALLGRALFDVYGTSVPPDATFTLRISDGIVDGYEYNGTKAPSHTTFYGMYDRHYSFPNDEQWALPERWLNPPAEFDMSTPLDFVSTNDIIGGNSGSPLINRKKEIVGLAFDGNIESLPGEFIFAPEMGNRTVSVHSAGMIEAINHIYRLDRLAKELRAGKIVE comes from the coding sequence ATGCGAACAATTGTGCAGAAAGGCCTGCTGCTGATTGTGGCCCTGGTATTTGTCGCCGGCTGCAGCAGCACGCAGGAGCTGACTCCGTATCAGAAGGCCAAGCAGGCCAAGCTCGAGAGCATCGAAGCACAGCGCTTCGACAACGGACGGATGTGGACATTCGATTATCCGCCACTCGAGTACTTCAAGGAAGAGTATAACTTCGCGCCGGATCAGCAGTGGATGGATGACGTCCGCATGTCCGCGCTGCGTTTCGCGACGTATTGTTCCGCGAGCTTTGTCAGTGCTGACGGACTCGTCATGACCAACCATCACTGCGGACGGCAGTCCGTCGAAGCTGTCTCGAAAGAAGGGGAGAATCTTCCCGTGAACGGCTTCATCGCCAAAACGCTTGAAGATGAGCGTCCCGTAGAAGGACTCTTCGTCGAACAGCTCGTGGAAATCCGCGACGTGACCGGCGAGGTTATCGCCGCCATGGATGCCGCTGACACCGATGAAGCACGCCTGCAGGCACGTGATGCCAAGATCAGCGAAATTGAAGGCCGTATCGCTGAAGAAACCGGCAACCGCTGCCAGCTCGTCACCTTCTTCAACGGCGGCAAGTACTCCGCTTATGTCTACAAGCGCTATGAGGATGTGCGTCTCGTGTTCTCGCCGGAACTCTCTCTCGGGTTCTTCGGTGGCGATGACGACAACTTCACGTATCCGCGTTACACACTCGACTGTAACTTCTTCCGCGTCTATGACGAGAATGGCAAGCCGCTGAAGACGGATCACTATTACAAGTGGAGCCAGAACGGACCGAGCGACGGCGAACTCGTGTTCACCGTGGGTAATCCGGGCAGCACCAGCCGTCTGAGTACCACTGCGCAGCTCGAATTCAACCGCGACGTGCAGTTCCCCTGGATTTCCATGCTGCTCGACGACTATGTGGACGTGCTGAAATCCTATATCAAGCTGCATCCCGAGCAGAAGGAAGAACGCACGAATGACATTTTCAGCATGGCCAATTCGCAGAAGGCGTACAAGGGTCAGCTGGAGGGACTCGAGAATGACGTACTGATGCAGCGCCGCAAGGATTTCGACCGCAAGTTCCGCGCCGCGGTCATGGCTGATCCCAAGCTGAGCGCGAAGTATGGTCAGGTCTGGGATGAGATCGAAGAATCGAATGCAAAGATTCGTTCGGTGGCCCCTGATCTGCTCGGTCTTCGCTTTGAAGTACTCGGCGCGCCTGAGTCACTGAACAAGGCCATGAGTCTTGCCCGCATGATCTATGAACTTGACAAGCCCGAAGATGAGCGTCCCAAGGCCTTCCAGGGCAATGCCCTGAAACTCACCATGCGCTCGCTCTCCAAGCCCGTCAGTCCTGACATGGATATGGAGCGTCTCGTACTCGAGAAGAAGCTTGGAATGATGGAGCACTACCTCGGTGACAGTGATCCTCTGGTGCAGTACGCTCTGAAGGGACAGACTCCGGCACAGGCCGCGCAGCGTCTGCTCAACGAGAGTATCATTCTCGACTCCGCCCGCTATGTGCAGTTTGCGGAAGGTTTCCCCGAGAGCATTCGCAACTCCAACGATCCTCTTATCGTTATTGCCCGCATGGCCACGCCGCGCCGCATGGCCGCATCGGAAGTTGCCCGTGAGACCAGTGCACGTGACGCCGTGAACAAAGCGCTTCTCGGACGCGCCCTGTTCGACGTCTATGGCACCAGCGTTCCGCCCGATGCCACGTTCACGCTGCGCATCAGCGACGGTATCGTCGACGGCTACGAGTACAACGGTACCAAGGCCCCGTCGCACACTACCTTCTACGGCATGTACGACCGCCACTACAGCTTCCCGAACGATGAGCAGTGGGCGCTTCCCGAGCGCTGGCTCAATCCTCCGGCAGAATTCGACATGAGCACGCCGCTCGATTTCGTGTCTACCAACGACATCATCGGCGGTAACAGCGGATCTCCGCTCATCAACCGCAAGAAGGAAATTGTCGGCCTCGCATTCGATGGCAACATCGAATCCCTCCCCGGCGAATTCATCTTCGCACCGGAAATGGGCAACCGCACCGTCTCCGTCCACAGCGCCGGCATGATCGAAGCGATCAATCACATCTACCGCCTCGACCGCCTCGCAAAGGAACTCCGCGCCGGCAAGATCGTGGAGTAA
- a CDS encoding S46 family peptidase, which translates to MHMMLRNVLRSVAVMMTVVLLAGCGSSSMSSYEKAKKEKLEQIKAGPFDSGRMWTFEDAPKQYLQETYNFNPGQEWFDDVRMSALRFATWCSASFVSADGLVMTNHHCSRSPLVQVQKEGEHLLDNGFFAETLEDERKVPDLFVEQLVDIRDVTADVQSAMDAVEDPAARLEARDKKIDEIKAAAEEETGNRAQVVTLYNGGKYSLYIYKRYNDVRLVLAPEIQAAHFGGEWDNFTYPRYGLDCTFFRVYDDDGKPYKPDHFFNWSQAGAAEGEAVFVVGNPGSTSRLSTTEQLEYYRDVQYPFISDLLNNRMEVLLTYTEMHPDKKEEMRTDILSIANGQKAYMGRLDGLRNDVLMQRRRDFDRQFKAEVMKRPELAEKYGHVWDEIAETRAATRAIAPELYGFRNSGLGISKHFAKASQLAVLAEQLAKPEAERDDSFQGQKLDLVKKQFSKPITEDPDLERLTLQKQLMAMKKLLGADDPVMMELLQGRNCKDAATALLSSSKLADSVAIASLVMGAPSSITQSRDPFIVAARMALPRYQEAVEVSQANSARDQVNRALLGRALFDVYGTDIPPDATFTLRIADGVVEGYEYNGTKAPAHTTFYGMYDRHYSFPGEEAWALPERWQNPPEEFDMSTPLDFASTNDIIGGNSGSPMINRKGEIVGLIFDGNIESLPGDFIFAEDMGNRTVSVHSSGILEAVRHIFKAERVARELERGALPNLR; encoded by the coding sequence ATGCACATGATGCTACGTAACGTACTTCGTTCCGTCGCCGTCATGATGACCGTGGTTCTGCTGGCCGGTTGCGGCTCCAGCAGCATGTCGTCATACGAGAAGGCGAAAAAAGAGAAACTCGAACAGATCAAGGCCGGTCCATTCGACAGCGGCCGCATGTGGACGTTCGAGGACGCCCCGAAACAGTATCTGCAGGAAACCTACAATTTCAATCCCGGCCAGGAATGGTTCGACGATGTGCGGATGTCCGCCCTGCGTTTTGCCACCTGGTGTTCGGCCTCCTTCGTCAGTGCTGACGGACTGGTGATGACCAACCATCACTGCTCGCGTTCACCGCTGGTGCAGGTGCAGAAAGAAGGCGAGCATCTGCTGGACAACGGCTTCTTCGCCGAGACGCTCGAGGACGAGCGCAAGGTGCCCGATCTCTTCGTTGAGCAGCTCGTCGACATCCGTGACGTGACCGCCGATGTGCAGTCCGCCATGGACGCCGTGGAAGATCCCGCGGCGCGTCTCGAAGCCCGCGACAAGAAGATCGATGAGATCAAAGCAGCCGCGGAAGAGGAAACAGGCAACCGCGCACAGGTCGTCACCCTGTACAACGGTGGCAAGTATTCGCTGTATATCTACAAGCGCTACAACGACGTCCGTCTCGTGCTCGCCCCCGAAATCCAGGCAGCGCATTTCGGCGGGGAATGGGACAACTTCACGTATCCGCGCTACGGACTCGATTGCACGTTCTTCCGCGTTTACGATGATGACGGCAAGCCCTACAAACCCGATCATTTCTTCAACTGGAGCCAGGCAGGCGCAGCGGAAGGCGAAGCGGTGTTCGTGGTTGGTAATCCCGGCAGCACCAGCCGTCTGAGCACTACCGAACAGCTTGAGTACTACCGCGATGTGCAGTATCCCTTCATCTCCGATCTGCTCAACAATCGCATGGAAGTGCTGCTGACGTACACCGAAATGCATCCGGACAAGAAAGAAGAGATGCGTACGGACATCCTGAGCATCGCCAACGGACAGAAAGCGTATATGGGACGGCTCGACGGACTGCGCAACGACGTGCTCATGCAGCGTCGCCGCGATTTCGATCGCCAGTTCAAGGCGGAAGTGATGAAGCGTCCGGAACTCGCCGAGAAGTACGGACACGTGTGGGACGAGATCGCAGAAACACGCGCGGCCACGCGCGCCATTGCACCGGAGCTGTATGGCTTCCGCAACAGCGGACTCGGTATCTCGAAGCATTTTGCGAAAGCCTCGCAGCTCGCCGTGCTGGCGGAGCAGCTCGCCAAACCGGAAGCAGAGCGTGATGACTCTTTCCAGGGCCAGAAACTTGACCTTGTGAAAAAGCAGTTCTCCAAGCCCATCACAGAAGATCCTGACCTCGAGCGCCTCACCTTGCAAAAGCAGCTCATGGCAATGAAGAAACTGCTTGGCGCAGACGATCCCGTCATGATGGAACTGCTGCAGGGCCGCAATTGCAAGGATGCCGCCACGGCGCTTCTCAGCAGCAGCAAGCTTGCGGATTCCGTCGCTATCGCGTCCCTGGTCATGGGTGCACCGAGCAGCATCACGCAGTCGCGCGATCCTTTCATCGTTGCCGCACGCATGGCGCTGCCGCGCTACCAGGAAGCCGTGGAAGTGTCCCAGGCAAACAGCGCACGCGATCAGGTGAACCGCGCACTGCTGGGACGCGCACTCTTCGACGTCTATGGCACCGATATTCCCCCCGATGCGACGTTCACACTCCGCATCGCGGACGGTGTGGTCGAGGGTTATGAATACAACGGCACGAAAGCTCCGGCACACACGACGTTCTACGGCATGTATGACCGTCACTACAGTTTCCCCGGCGAAGAAGCCTGGGCACTGCCCGAGCGCTGGCAGAATCCGCCGGAAGAATTCGACATGAGTACACCGTTGGACTTCGCATCCACCAATGACATCATCGGTGGAAACAGCGGGAGCCCCATGATCAACCGCAAGGGCGAGATCGTCGGACTCATATTCGACGGCAACATCGAGTCCCTCCCCGGCGATTTCATCTTTGCCGAAGACATGGGGAACCGCACCGTATCGGTGCATTCCTCGGGTATTCTCGAAGCCGTGCGCCACATCTTCAAGGCTGAGCGCGTCGCGCGCGAACTCGAACGCGGAGCACTGCCGAACCTCCGCTGA